In uncultured Desulfobacter sp., one DNA window encodes the following:
- a CDS encoding HEAT repeat domain-containing protein, which yields MPPKKDPVQDRIKAFNSKCEHSDPETVKELVKQLLGDRHCLAVARAAQVSSQRCFYDMEDDLLNAYRRFLKNPVKNDPNCIAKGAIARALVDLDCKDYTFFIAGLHYRQHEPVWGTTVDTAVEVRVSCAMGLAQTSYPRTLIELVATLHDPEAPVRIGAARAIICTQPLAAEAVLRAKALAKDPDFDVTAQVLTALLHVAPEDSRDFVSGYLENQTDPELIEAISFSLGESRLDAALDVLKSCWDNQPLKRKQEHAFLKGAVFHRSEHAFSWLLDVVAEEDRISAMFIIEALAIYRTNERLKARLKKVVSQRADDKLSDHFHRVWEK from the coding sequence ATGCCGCCTAAAAAGGACCCGGTACAGGATCGTATCAAAGCGTTCAATTCAAAATGTGAACACAGTGATCCTGAAACCGTTAAAGAGCTTGTAAAACAGCTGCTCGGCGACCGCCACTGCCTGGCTGTTGCCCGTGCGGCACAGGTCAGTTCCCAGCGTTGTTTTTATGATATGGAAGATGATCTTTTAAACGCATACCGGCGTTTTCTTAAAAACCCGGTTAAAAATGATCCCAACTGTATTGCAAAGGGGGCCATTGCGCGGGCATTGGTCGACCTGGACTGCAAGGATTACACTTTTTTTATTGCAGGGCTTCACTACCGGCAACATGAACCGGTATGGGGAACAACGGTTGATACCGCTGTTGAGGTGCGTGTCAGCTGCGCCATGGGGTTGGCCCAGACCTCCTATCCCCGGACTTTGATCGAGCTTGTGGCAACCCTTCACGACCCGGAAGCGCCGGTCCGGATCGGAGCCGCCCGGGCAATTATCTGCACCCAGCCCCTGGCAGCCGAAGCAGTGCTGCGGGCCAAGGCCCTTGCAAAAGATCCTGACTTTGATGTTACGGCCCAGGTTTTGACAGCCCTGCTTCATGTTGCACCGGAAGACTCACGGGATTTTGTATCCGGTTATCTTGAAAATCAAACCGATCCGGAACTGATCGAAGCCATCTCCTTTTCACTGGGTGAATCCAGGCTTGATGCGGCTTTGGATGTGCTTAAATCATGCTGGGACAATCAGCCGTTAAAACGAAAACAGGAACACGCTTTTCTTAAGGGGGCTGTTTTTCATCGCAGTGAACACGCATTTTCATGGCTGCTTGATGTGGTTGCTGAAGAAGACCGGATAAGTGCGATGTTCATCATTGAGGCGCTTGCCATATACCGGACAAATGAAAGACTCAAAGCCAGGTTGAAAAAAGTTGTGTCCCAAAGGGCGGATGATAAATTGTCCGATCATTTTCACCGTGTATGGGAAAAATAA
- a CDS encoding MFS transporter, producing the protein MRRYNVALYLSAFLLMFGIGMIMAILPQKMIHLSKDASHVGYLASAFASTFILIQIPIGRLSDKFGVKPFLIAGYLTCAASGLFYYFSGNEMLILLGRMLQGLGEVPVWSMGPAILALQHPRHKGRVMGIYNAAIHCGLTAGSFTGIWTQNIIRGNQVFLVFAVTGVLAGLITALFVKAPKASATTSVQPHRQETGPSLLFLVRRPGTFAVFACIFLYGAGYAIFITMVPGFLICTRGSGHHAVSLLFVLFYIGVSLSQVVAGPISDNRGRKPVMVTGLGAAAFGMALFPQAPLVWMFALLALAALGLGSFCVAALSWLNQDISHDMKGTISGCFYFFWGMGYFGGPFLMGLCGAPDRWQNGFFLLGGLLAAGMAACTGLPRPAVRNHSLNV; encoded by the coding sequence ATGAGACGTTATAACGTTGCGTTGTATTTGTCTGCCTTTCTGCTCATGTTCGGCATAGGCATGATAATGGCAATTCTGCCCCAAAAAATGATTCACCTGTCCAAGGATGCTTCCCATGTCGGATACCTGGCGTCGGCATTTGCATCAACTTTTATTCTGATTCAAATTCCCATTGGCCGGCTGTCGGACAAGTTCGGGGTTAAACCATTTCTGATCGCAGGTTACTTAACTTGTGCCGCATCCGGCTTGTTCTACTATTTTTCCGGTAATGAGATGCTTATCCTGCTGGGGCGGATGCTCCAGGGCCTGGGCGAGGTGCCGGTCTGGTCGATGGGGCCAGCCATTTTGGCCCTGCAGCATCCCCGGCACAAGGGCCGGGTCATGGGCATTTATAATGCCGCTATTCACTGCGGCCTGACAGCAGGCAGTTTTACCGGCATCTGGACCCAGAACATAATCCGGGGCAACCAGGTTTTTCTGGTATTCGCCGTCACCGGGGTCCTGGCAGGACTCATAACCGCCCTGTTTGTTAAGGCGCCCAAGGCTTCGGCCACAACGTCCGTTCAGCCCCACAGACAGGAAACCGGACCCAGCCTGCTCTTTTTGGTCCGCCGTCCCGGCACCTTTGCTGTGTTTGCCTGTATCTTCCTCTACGGGGCCGGGTACGCAATTTTTATTACCATGGTCCCCGGTTTTCTCATCTGCACCCGGGGCAGCGGCCACCATGCCGTCAGTCTTTTATTTGTTCTTTTTTATATTGGCGTCAGCCTCTCCCAGGTGGTTGCCGGGCCCATATCCGACAACCGGGGACGAAAACCTGTAATGGTCACCGGCCTGGGCGCCGCAGCATTTGGCATGGCCCTGTTTCCCCAGGCTCCCCTTGTCTGGATGTTTGCCCTTCTGGCCCTGGCCGCGCTAGGCTTGGGCTCATTTTGTGTCGCAGCCCTTTCATGGCTTAACCAAGACATATCCCATGACATGAAAGGCACCATTTCCGGTTGTTTTTATTTTTTCTGGGGTATGGGCTATTTTGGGGGGCCTTTTTTGATGGGGCTTTGCGGAGCGCCTGACCGTTGGCAGAACGGATTTTTCCTGCTGGGCGGACTTCTGGCGGCAGGCATGGCTGCCTGTACAGGATTACCAAGGCCGGCTGTCAGGAATCATAGCTTGAACGTTTAG
- a CDS encoding ABC transporter ATP-binding protein produces MGFLEVNNINVSYGDVQVIFDLSMRIEEGEVVSIIGGNGAGKSTLLRTISGLMKPSSGQIFFKDRSMHTLPPEEIVNHGIVHVPEGRRLFSLMTIKDNLIVGAYNKEADKHKEHTLAQVYEMLPRLKERENQTALTLSGGEQQMVAIGRGLMARPKILMLDEPSLGLAPVLVNSIFETIRKIADQGTTVLLVEQDVNHSLRLSDRGYVLEHGRIALEGKADELLGNPHIKEAYLGI; encoded by the coding sequence ATGGGGTTTCTTGAGGTAAATAACATTAATGTCAGCTATGGGGATGTCCAGGTCATTTTTGATCTGTCCATGCGCATTGAAGAGGGTGAAGTGGTCTCCATTATCGGCGGAAACGGGGCCGGAAAATCCACACTGCTTCGCACCATTTCAGGGTTGATGAAACCGTCTTCCGGCCAAATCTTTTTTAAGGACCGCTCCATGCATACCCTTCCCCCCGAAGAGATCGTCAATCACGGCATTGTCCATGTCCCGGAAGGGCGAAGGCTTTTTTCCCTGATGACCATAAAAGACAACCTGATCGTGGGGGCTTACAATAAGGAAGCTGATAAGCACAAAGAGCACACCCTGGCCCAGGTATATGAGATGCTGCCGCGACTCAAAGAGCGGGAAAATCAAACCGCCCTGACCCTGTCCGGCGGGGAACAGCAGATGGTAGCCATTGGCCGGGGGCTGATGGCCCGGCCTAAAATCCTGATGCTCGATGAGCCGTCTCTTGGGCTGGCCCCGGTTTTGGTCAACAGCATTTTTGAGACCATACGGAAAATCGCCGACCAGGGCACCACCGTGCTGCTGGTTGAACAGGACGTGAACCATTCACTACGCCTGTCAGACCGCGGCTATGTCCTGGAACACGGCAGAATTGCCCTGGAAGGCAAGGCCGATGAACTTTTAGGCAATCCCCACATTAAAGAGGCTTATTTAGGTATTTAG
- a CDS encoding ABC transporter ATP-binding protein: protein MNLLELRDVTKQFGGLTAVDSLSFSMEKGEILGVIGPNGAGKSTAFNCIAGVFPPTKGEVVFDGQVINGQKPWDLCKKGLGRTFQIVKPFASKSVLYNVTVGAFANTSSRSEAEAKAIEVLKLLNFDDKKDAKSGDLTIADRKRLEIARALATDPRLLLLDEVMAGLRPAEVDEMVEIIRFLRGQGVTILVIEHIMRAIMALSDRIVVIHFGKKIAEGVPEAVASDENVIKAYLGDEYGVS, encoded by the coding sequence ATGAATCTTCTTGAATTAAGGGATGTGACCAAACAGTTTGGCGGCCTTACGGCAGTGGACAGTTTAAGTTTTTCCATGGAAAAAGGCGAAATCCTCGGGGTGATCGGTCCCAACGGTGCCGGAAAGTCCACGGCATTCAACTGCATTGCAGGGGTTTTCCCTCCCACAAAAGGCGAGGTGGTTTTCGACGGGCAGGTAATCAATGGTCAAAAGCCCTGGGATTTATGCAAAAAAGGCCTGGGCAGAACATTTCAGATCGTAAAGCCCTTTGCATCCAAAAGCGTACTTTATAATGTTACGGTCGGGGCCTTCGCCAATACGTCCAGCAGAAGCGAAGCCGAGGCCAAGGCCATTGAAGTGCTGAAATTGCTCAATTTTGATGATAAAAAAGATGCCAAATCAGGGGATCTGACCATTGCGGACAGAAAACGTCTGGAGATTGCCCGGGCCCTTGCCACAGATCCAAGGCTGCTGCTTTTGGATGAGGTAATGGCAGGCCTGAGGCCGGCTGAGGTGGATGAAATGGTTGAAATCATTCGGTTTCTGCGTGGCCAGGGTGTCACTATTCTGGTCATTGAGCATATCATGCGCGCCATCATGGCGTTGTCTGACCGTATTGTGGTGATTCATTTCGGGAAAAAAATCGCAGAAGGCGTACCCGAAGCGGTGGCCTCTGACGAAAACGTGATCAAAGCATATCTGGGAGATGAATATGGGGTTTCTTGA
- a CDS encoding branched-chain amino acid ABC transporter permease, giving the protein MTGKPIEDTGANTTPYETDDGVLDRSALARQVVKDTINKVLLGAVLILVLALPAVVSSPTWLHIIVLIFFYAYLTTSWNMVGGFAGVLPLGHAVFLGIGAYTSTVLSLQYGISPWLGMFVGGVLAVAAGMVIGLPTLKMRGAYFALATIAFAEGVRVMVENMDYLGPFKLNGPRGLQIPPLNIGWSHFMFSSKVPYYYIILAMLLLILFLTWAVSRSKLGYYLTAGGEEPEAAQALGVNVSRAKAIAMALSCFFTALAGTFYAQFSLFIHPKSTISLDISFEIAFIALIGGRGSIAGPVLGALLLRPVSDLSRIYFGDILPGMHLVIYGVVLILVMIYQPRGLQEPLTRLYDRVVNRMADGFIKGGAK; this is encoded by the coding sequence ATGACTGGTAAACCCATCGAAGATACAGGGGCCAACACCACCCCTTACGAAACGGACGACGGCGTTCTTGACCGGTCCGCACTGGCCCGGCAGGTGGTCAAGGATACCATTAACAAGGTTTTGCTCGGGGCCGTGCTGATCCTGGTGCTGGCATTACCGGCCGTTGTCAGCAGTCCCACCTGGCTGCATATCATTGTACTGATATTTTTTTACGCCTATCTGACCACCTCCTGGAATATGGTGGGTGGATTTGCAGGGGTGCTGCCTTTGGGGCATGCCGTATTTTTAGGCATCGGTGCGTACACCTCAACGGTACTTTCCCTCCAGTACGGCATCAGCCCCTGGCTGGGTATGTTCGTCGGCGGTGTTTTAGCTGTTGCCGCCGGTATGGTCATCGGGCTTCCCACCTTGAAAATGCGTGGGGCCTACTTTGCCCTGGCTACCATCGCGTTTGCCGAAGGCGTGCGTGTCATGGTTGAGAATATGGATTACCTGGGGCCCTTTAAACTCAATGGCCCCAGGGGATTGCAGATCCCGCCGTTAAACATTGGCTGGTCCCATTTTATGTTTTCATCCAAGGTGCCGTACTACTACATTATTCTGGCCATGCTGCTGCTGATTCTGTTTTTGACCTGGGCTGTTTCAAGATCCAAGCTGGGTTATTACCTGACCGCCGGCGGAGAGGAGCCCGAAGCGGCCCAGGCCCTGGGTGTCAATGTCTCCCGGGCCAAGGCGATTGCCATGGCTTTAAGCTGCTTTTTTACTGCCCTGGCCGGAACATTTTACGCACAGTTTTCTTTGTTTATTCATCCTAAAAGTACCATTTCACTTGATATTTCCTTTGAGATTGCCTTTATCGCTCTGATCGGCGGCAGGGGATCTATAGCAGGACCTGTTTTGGGAGCACTGCTGCTTCGTCCGGTCAGTGACCTGTCCAGAATCTATTTTGGCGATATTCTGCCCGGCATGCATCTGGTGATATACGGTGTTGTACTCATTCTTGTTATGATCTATCAACCCCGGGGATTGCAGGAACCTTTAACCCGGTTATACGACAGGGTGGTCAACCGTATGGCTGATGGCTTCATCAAAGGAGGCGCTAAATGA
- a CDS encoding branched-chain amino acid ABC transporter permease: protein MIYLIEDTINGILMGSIYGLTALGLTIIFGVLKVVNFAHGTLLMVSMYVAYWTVVLSGLHPYLALIIVVPVMYVFGYYLQDIVIKPIFKAEKNVREPSTVIIVTTGVWYVLDNLTLMIFGPQYRSLPDNPLQGKMIELGEMFISVPKLWGAVTAVATAFGVYYFFQKTRTGRAIRACSLDRDAASLSGINQYKIYNMAFGLGTAVTGIAAVTLVPFYNTFPSVGVLFDIKGFIIVVLGGLGSIPGAIIGGIIIGVIESVGPQFMTATWTEAIVYGLFLLVLFVKPSGLFGVKYDW from the coding sequence ATGATCTATTTAATTGAAGATACAATCAACGGTATCCTTATGGGCTCGATTTACGGGCTGACCGCCCTGGGTTTGACCATTATTTTTGGGGTGCTCAAAGTGGTCAACTTTGCCCACGGCACCCTTTTGATGGTCAGTATGTATGTCGCCTACTGGACCGTTGTCCTGTCAGGACTTCACCCTTACCTTGCGCTTATCATAGTTGTTCCGGTCATGTATGTGTTTGGATACTATCTGCAGGATATTGTGATAAAGCCCATTTTCAAAGCGGAAAAGAACGTCCGGGAACCCAGTACGGTCATTATCGTCACCACCGGTGTGTGGTATGTGCTGGATAATCTGACCCTGATGATTTTTGGTCCCCAGTATCGCTCCCTGCCGGATAATCCGCTCCAGGGAAAAATGATAGAACTCGGGGAGATGTTTATTTCCGTTCCCAAGCTGTGGGGGGCTGTTACTGCTGTTGCAACCGCCTTTGGCGTATACTACTTTTTCCAGAAAACACGAACCGGGCGTGCCATCAGGGCATGCAGCCTTGACCGCGATGCGGCCAGCTTGTCCGGCATCAACCAGTACAAGATATACAACATGGCCTTTGGGCTCGGTACGGCCGTGACCGGCATTGCCGCCGTAACCCTGGTTCCTTTTTATAACACTTTCCCTTCCGTGGGCGTTCTGTTCGATATCAAAGGCTTTATCATTGTGGTGTTGGGCGGACTCGGCTCCATTCCCGGTGCCATCATCGGCGGGATCATCATCGGGGTCATTGAATCCGTGGGCCCCCAGTTTATGACCGCAACCTGGACAGAGGCCATTGTATACGGTCTGTTTCTTCTGGTCCTTTTTGTTAAACCCTCAGGATTGTTCGGAGTAAAATATGACTGGTAA
- a CDS encoding ABC transporter substrate-binding protein — protein sequence MKLNRFWTATAAAGLFISGLIFTGPAAANETTIKIGNIIPLSGPSASVGQQGKNAREMAVEEINAAGGIKALGGAKLEMFYADSESKPEKGVSEAERLINTEKVNVLTGCWNSAVTYPTTAVAERYGVPFIVPVSVSDKITEQGFKNVFRIAAKDSWWTRDQFAFLKDMQTEFNTPVKKLAFVYENGDWGKGMASQWKKLAEQDGYEVVLDEPYPSTATDLSPVVQKIRRSRADVLLLVSNAADAILLTNTLAEYKVRLKAIVTTGGGHADPFFIKAVGKNARYLFDIVEWEADINKPGAKETNEKYKAKYGYNLTGEAVDAYLAMYVIKDALERAGSLDKDAVRKALAETNLASGPGMIVGYDAVEFDQSGQNSHASPVLVQINDVGNGLERITVWPKSARRAGYTPVFPKP from the coding sequence ATGAAGCTCAATCGTTTTTGGACCGCAACGGCAGCCGCCGGACTTTTTATCAGCGGTCTTATCTTTACCGGCCCTGCAGCGGCCAATGAAACAACCATCAAAATCGGCAACATTATCCCTTTATCAGGACCCTCTGCATCCGTAGGCCAGCAGGGTAAAAATGCAAGGGAGATGGCTGTTGAGGAGATCAATGCAGCAGGCGGCATTAAAGCCTTAGGCGGGGCCAAACTTGAAATGTTCTATGCCGATTCCGAATCAAAACCGGAAAAAGGCGTATCTGAAGCAGAACGGCTCATTAATACCGAAAAGGTTAATGTACTCACCGGTTGCTGGAACTCTGCAGTAACCTATCCCACCACTGCTGTGGCTGAACGTTACGGCGTCCCCTTTATTGTACCGGTTTCTGTGTCCGATAAGATTACCGAACAAGGTTTTAAAAATGTATTCCGCATTGCCGCCAAAGATTCTTGGTGGACCCGGGATCAGTTCGCATTTTTAAAAGATATGCAGACCGAGTTTAACACTCCTGTGAAAAAACTTGCCTTTGTTTATGAAAACGGTGACTGGGGAAAAGGCATGGCAAGCCAGTGGAAAAAATTGGCTGAACAAGACGGGTATGAAGTGGTCCTGGACGAACCCTATCCCTCCACCGCCACCGACCTGAGCCCTGTTGTCCAGAAAATCAGACGTTCCCGGGCCGATGTCCTTTTATTGGTTTCCAATGCTGCGGACGCCATTCTTTTGACCAATACACTGGCTGAGTACAAGGTGCGCTTAAAAGCCATTGTAACCACCGGCGGCGGACATGCTGATCCATTCTTTATCAAAGCCGTGGGGAAAAATGCCCGGTACCTCTTTGATATTGTGGAGTGGGAAGCCGACATCAACAAGCCTGGTGCCAAAGAGACCAATGAAAAATACAAAGCCAAATACGGTTATAACCTTACAGGGGAAGCTGTGGACGCCTATCTGGCCATGTACGTGATCAAAGATGCCCTGGAACGTGCCGGCAGCCTCGACAAAGACGCTGTCCGCAAGGCCCTGGCTGAAACCAACCTGGCCTCAGGTCCCGGCATGATCGTAGGCTATGATGCTGTTGAGTTTGACCAAAGCGGCCAGAATTCCCATGCATCACCAGTCCTTGTTCAGATCAATGACGTGGGCAATGGCCTTGAAAGAATTACCGTATGGCCTAAGAGTGCCAGGCGCGCCGGATACACCCCTGTTTTTCCCAAACCATAA
- a CDS encoding sigma-54 dependent transcriptional regulator, which produces MINFSHSKVPVVLVDDESSELDAYGFLLTSMGVNQVIQVQDSRRLPGVMADLGVCVLFLDLNMPHKSGLEVLKELRVTHPHIPVVIITANSEIESAVECLKQGAHDYLVKPINMNTFASALRNALEICALRNEVFTLKGVSFNRNLKYPEHFQHIITENPRMIGLFQYIESISSSREPILILGETGTGKELISRAIHDVSGLAGPFVPVDVAGLDDNLFSDTLFGHSKGAYTGADKHREGLVEKAAGGSLFLDEIGDLSAASQVKLLRLIQEGIFYPLGSDKPRICRARIISATNKSRNALAAVDQDRFRSDLFFRLSTHLIEVPPLRERKEDIPLIAAYIRDQAAKAMGKPVMETGQQFSAVLAAHNFPGNIRELKTYIYDAVAQSTGTSLSVDTILDRLADVSTVSSPTTVDLPTNRDTSIEDLMGGFPTLAALTEYAIDQALERTGHNQSQAAQLLGISKQALSKRLKNRDKS; this is translated from the coding sequence ATGATTAATTTCAGCCACTCAAAAGTTCCGGTGGTTCTGGTGGACGATGAATCCTCAGAACTTGATGCGTACGGTTTTTTGCTGACGTCCATGGGCGTCAACCAGGTGATTCAGGTCCAGGACAGCCGACGTCTGCCGGGCGTGATGGCCGATCTTGGCGTGTGTGTTCTTTTTCTTGATCTGAATATGCCCCATAAATCCGGCCTTGAGGTATTAAAAGAACTCCGGGTGACCCATCCTCACATTCCCGTGGTAATTATTACGGCAAATTCCGAGATTGAAAGTGCGGTTGAGTGCTTGAAGCAAGGGGCACATGACTACCTGGTCAAACCCATCAACATGAATACCTTTGCCTCGGCACTGAGAAATGCCCTGGAAATCTGTGCATTACGAAACGAGGTTTTCACCCTGAAAGGGGTCTCCTTTAACCGGAACCTCAAATACCCGGAGCATTTTCAGCATATCATCACCGAGAACCCCAGAATGATAGGCCTTTTTCAGTATATTGAATCTATCTCCAGCAGCCGGGAGCCCATTTTAATCCTTGGTGAGACCGGTACCGGCAAGGAGCTGATTTCTCGCGCCATTCATGATGTATCCGGGCTTGCCGGTCCTTTTGTGCCGGTGGATGTGGCAGGGCTTGATGACAACCTGTTTTCAGATACGCTTTTCGGCCACAGCAAAGGCGCTTACACCGGGGCGGATAAACATAGGGAAGGGCTGGTGGAAAAGGCTGCGGGCGGTTCTCTGTTCTTAGATGAGATCGGGGATCTTTCGGCCGCATCCCAGGTAAAATTGTTGCGGTTAATCCAGGAAGGCATTTTTTACCCTCTGGGATCAGACAAACCCCGGATTTGCCGGGCCAGAATCATATCGGCGACCAATAAATCCCGTAACGCGCTTGCGGCTGTGGATCAGGACCGGTTCAGGTCTGATCTGTTTTTCAGACTTTCCACCCACCTGATTGAGGTTCCCCCGTTGCGGGAGCGCAAAGAGGATATCCCTTTGATCGCAGCTTATATCAGGGATCAGGCCGCCAAAGCCATGGGCAAGCCCGTTATGGAAACCGGGCAGCAGTTTTCGGCCGTTTTAGCAGCCCACAATTTCCCCGGCAATATCCGGGAGTTGAAAACCTATATCTATGATGCTGTGGCACAAAGTACCGGCACAAGCCTCAGTGTTGACACGATCCTGGACCGGCTGGCTGATGTTTCGACAGTCTCTTCTCCCACCACAGTTGATCTTCCCACTAACCGCGACACCTCCATTGAAGATTTAATGGGCGGGTTTCCTACCCTGGCTGCACTGACCGAATATGCCATTGACCAGGCCCTGGAACGTACCGGTCATAATCAAAGCCAGGCAGCCCAGCTTCTCGGGATCTCCAAACAGGCATTGAGCAAGCGATTGAAAAACCGGGACAAAAGTTGA
- a CDS encoding cache domain-containing protein, with product MTLKINIMLVSILVAIILVLAGITYTYTQSISRHTVENHQQALTKEAAKMVQMWLDHRFKLVEALADTLEDLYLNQGQDPRPLLKMTMAAGNFSDVYLGLFNGTMIDGADWYASRDYDPRTRPWYKRAMEEQKITLTRPFMDQGFWTMVIAVVVPLFHNDQVVGVLSANIILDTLQASVMDLRIGKYGSAFIIDSQGTILVHQNKSLMMTTKIQESDPALSTFGSYFPGQNSGSFSYRDRMLSFHKLTDTGWYLCTNVDQEEALALAKNTDMLFAMSMVLKILGILSLLFFITVGGSALILFISKNRFEAIVSGKDEDLRGEIIRRKELETRYRTLFNTATNAIMLTRNGVYIECNQKALDMFELAEDDIIGRTMLDLSPGTQMDGTATKLKLTQLEQSHAHGGSDVFKWTFRRADGSEFPAEIGISTLTLDREMVKVYSIWDISKRVNAEQNLRQAQKMAAMGEMMSAIAHQWRQPLNALSSYIASLTPAFYNQMISAPFIEKLVREADAQIQFMSRTINDFREYFRPSKNKHTFEIMDAIQNALKLVKPQLRQNNITLDIELDDANDPMPILGYKNEFVHVLVNIISNAKDAINERQANSPDRTVHKLINLAVFKNSDELCLEIKDTGCGIPSHLMEKIFTPYFTTKGTATGTGIGLYMAKMIVEKEMKGHIHVENRYTGVMFRICLPLALGGNDQRETQ from the coding sequence ATGACGCTTAAGATAAACATAATGCTGGTGTCCATACTGGTGGCGATTATTCTTGTTCTGGCGGGGATCACCTATACCTACACCCAGTCCATCAGCCGGCATACGGTGGAAAACCATCAGCAGGCCCTGACCAAAGAGGCGGCCAAGATGGTTCAGATGTGGCTCGATCACCGGTTTAAGCTTGTCGAGGCGTTGGCGGATACCCTGGAAGATCTTTATTTGAACCAAGGGCAGGATCCCCGTCCCCTTTTGAAGATGACCATGGCAGCCGGGAATTTTTCCGATGTATATCTGGGGCTTTTTAACGGTACCATGATAGATGGGGCCGACTGGTATGCCTCAAGGGATTATGATCCCAGGACACGGCCCTGGTACAAACGGGCCATGGAAGAACAAAAAATCACATTAACCCGGCCTTTTATGGATCAAGGCTTTTGGACCATGGTCATTGCCGTCGTGGTGCCCCTGTTTCATAACGACCAGGTGGTTGGTGTGTTAAGCGCCAATATCATTCTTGATACGTTGCAGGCGTCAGTGATGGATCTTCGCATCGGCAAATACGGATCCGCCTTTATCATTGACAGTCAGGGTACCATACTGGTCCATCAGAATAAAAGCCTGATGATGACCACAAAAATTCAGGAATCCGATCCGGCTCTTTCAACCTTCGGTTCATATTTCCCCGGGCAGAATTCGGGCTCTTTCTCCTACCGGGATCGGATGCTCAGCTTTCACAAACTTACGGACACCGGATGGTACCTTTGTACCAATGTGGATCAGGAAGAGGCTTTGGCCCTGGCCAAAAACACGGACATGCTGTTTGCCATGTCCATGGTTTTGAAAATTTTGGGTATTCTATCGCTGCTGTTTTTTATTACCGTGGGCGGATCTGCGTTGATTCTGTTTATTTCCAAAAACAGGTTTGAAGCCATCGTTTCAGGAAAAGACGAAGATCTTCGCGGGGAAATCATTCGCAGAAAAGAGCTTGAGACTCGATACCGGACGCTTTTCAACACGGCAACCAATGCCATTATGCTCACAAGAAACGGAGTCTATATCGAATGTAATCAAAAGGCATTGGATATGTTTGAGCTCGCCGAAGATGACATCATCGGCCGGACCATGCTGGATCTCTCCCCGGGTACCCAGATGGACGGTACGGCAACAAAGCTCAAATTGACCCAGCTTGAGCAGTCCCACGCCCATGGCGGATCTGATGTGTTTAAATGGACCTTCCGACGAGCCGATGGTTCCGAGTTTCCGGCTGAGATCGGGATCTCCACGTTGACGCTGGATCGGGAAATGGTCAAAGTGTACAGTATCTGGGATATTTCAAAACGGGTGAATGCCGAGCAGAACCTGCGTCAGGCCCAGAAAATGGCCGCCATGGGTGAAATGATGTCCGCCATTGCCCACCAGTGGCGCCAACCGCTTAATGCACTGTCCTCGTATATTGCTTCATTGACCCCGGCTTTTTATAATCAGATGATTTCTGCACCGTTTATTGAAAAGCTTGTCCGGGAGGCCGATGCCCAGATTCAGTTTATGTCCAGAACCATAAACGATTTCAGGGAATATTTCAGGCCGTCTAAAAATAAACACACCTTTGAAATCATGGATGCGATACAAAATGCGCTCAAACTGGTCAAACCCCAGCTGCGACAAAACAATATTACCCTGGATATCGAGTTGGACGACGCAAATGATCCCATGCCCATCCTGGGATATAAGAATGAATTTGTTCATGTTCTGGTCAACATTATTTCCAATGCAAAGGATGCCATAAACGAACGCCAGGCCAACTCTCCGGATAGAACAGTACACAAACTGATCAACCTGGCGGTTTTTAAAAACAGTGATGAGCTCTGTCTGGAAATCAAAGATACGGGCTGCGGGATACCCTCTCACTTGATGGAAAAGATATTTACGCCTTATTTTACCACCAAGGGAACGGCCACAGGTACCGGCATTGGTTTGTACATGGCCAAAATGATTGTGGAAAAGGAGATGAAAGGCCATATTCATGTAGAAAACCGATACACGGGTGTTATGTTTAGGATTTGTCTGCCTCTGGCACTTGGTGGAAACGACCAAAGGGAAACCCAATAG